Within Planctomycetia bacterium, the genomic segment GGGGCCGCCCAATTCTTTAGACGTTGCCCTGAAAACCAGCGGAGCCGTGAGCTACCCTGCCGGCATGGCCACCATCACACGCGACCTACGCGACCACCTAGAAGCCAACATCGCCCGGTGCCAAGAATCGCCAGACCCTCGGGCGCTACTGCTGGAGCAACTGAGGCAGCTACGCGGCGAGTTTGACCGCGCTGACCTCGTCCGGATGTATGGTGAAGCGGTAAGGCGGTTGGAACTTGGCGCATAAAAAACCCCGCCCCAGTAAGCCAGGGGCGGGGAGTCCGGCTTAACGAAGGCCAGAGATGCGCTTCGTCTCTGCGAGGAACTTGTCGAAGCCTGGCAAGGGTTCGCCGGGCTCCTCGAAACCGGGCAGAGTACGCCCGCCATCGAGCAGCAGTCCAGCCGCCGCAACGAGGAGCCCGAAGCCCCCCGCGACCTGCTCCAGTTCTTCCGCCGACACCGTCAAGAACTCGTTCATTTCAGAATCTCCATTTGCCCCAAGATTGGTTGACGGCTACGCGCCGGCTGGGGCGAAGGCCGCGCGCAGCGCCAGCAGCAATGTTGTCGTCTGCGGCATCCCCTCATTCGCGGCAGTTGGGACGCTGTGACAACGCGCGCGGTATTTTTCGTTGTCGTGCCCTCGTTCAGTTCTCCTCACCTGTTGGGTTTAAATCACTTGCTGCCAATAATCGCCATTCGTCGCCAACCACTTCCAGCACTCCCTTGAACACGCCCTCGATGGGTTTGCCCTTCATTCCGTCCGACAGCGTCGCGCTGACAAGTCCGGCGCAAATCAACAACAATCGACCCAGCAATTTCTCGCACTGCTCGCTTTCCCGTTCGTGAATCTCAGCAGGTTGTTTTTCGATAACGACACTCCCGTCGCCATTCAGGAAGCCAATCGTTCTCGTTCGAGGAAGATTGAGACTGAACAGCAGTCGGTAAGCCGCAGCACCTGCCAATGTCACCAGATCGCTTACTGGCCTTTCGTCGCTAAAGTCGACTTGGTCCCCGGGAACGAGCGGCTCGCCGTCTTCCATGGCGTTCAGAAAGTCGATGGCACGTGACCGATCAAATTCAAATGAAACTTTCATTGTTTTCCTCACGCATTGGTCAAAATTCGACCACACTTTTGGTTATTGCCTCTGCCGTCCGTGCCCATAGTAACGACGTGAGATGCAACTCTTACTACCTTCCAGGCGCGGATCGGACTTCTGATGCGGGGTCCGATCCTCCGTTTGGTTTCGTGCCTAAGGGACTGGGCAACGTCTACCTGAAATCGGGCTGAGCGTTCTTGCAGGCGGTCGGCCCGATTTCGTTTTCTGACCTATCTTTCCTAAACAGTTGGGCCGTCGGAATGTGGTGCGCGAATTCCGACGGCCTTTTTTTGCGATTCGTCCCGCCGTTTGCTGCGTCTTCAAGCGGGTGACGGAAGCCCAACTGCGGGCACTCCGCCTCGGCCGGGTTTTACCACTGGCCTGGTCGAGGTTTCCGAATCTCGGGACGCCGAAAGCTACGTTCATTTCTCTTCACTTGTTGACAGACGCGGCTCAAAAGGCACGCGCGGTCCCTGGGCGCTCAGTCCCTTACCGTTATCATGACGGTGACGGAACGGCACTTCGCCGCCACGCCAGGGTTGAGACACAAGCCAAAAAAACGAGACATGACATGGCCACAGGCACGATCAAGAAACTGACGGACAAGGGTTTTGGATTCATCAAGACCGATGGCGACAAGGATTTGTTTTTTCACTCCAAGAGCCTCGTGGGCGTGGAATTCGACGACTTGCAGGAAGGGCAAAAGGTCACCTACACGGCGGGGTCGGGACCGAAAGGTCCCTGCGCCGAAGACGTCAGGCCAGCCTAGACAAGATGAGTGCCGAGTCATTGTCATGAAGTCATGATCTTGGCCGGCTGTAGCTGAGCAATTGAATTCGGGCTGATCGCTCTTGCAGGCGGTCGGCCCGATTTCGTTTTGTGAGATACAGTTGACTGCTTCCTTTGGGGGCCGCCAGACAACTGGGGAGATGTCCGGCGGCCCTTTTTTTGCGCCCTATCGCCAAGCCATCTCCTAGTAATTTCGTTTGACCGAAGTTTTTGTCTCCCATGGTCCGATCTCAATACTGTGAGGACCGCCTCCTCGCACCTTCCTACAGGGACCGGCTTTCCGATGCGGGGAGTCGGTCCCTGGTTTGGTTTCCGGCCTAACACGATGCCCAAGGTTTAATCCTCAACCCACTCGGCGTCGTCCAGTTCGCAACACAGCTTGGGCGGCTCAACCTTTCAAACCCAGCGCGTGCGGCTGGTCGGCGTGCACGAACGCCAACGAAGCGATTGATGACGACTTCCTGGATCGTCCCGCGGCCCGAATTCACCAGCCGGCGCGGAAAGTACACGTCCCTAAAAAAGTCCGCCAATGTCTGGTCGGATAGCGCCATGGAAACCTCCAGGCGCAGGGCGAGCCAGCAAAGTTCGCCGATAGCCACAAGCCCAGTCAGAAAGGGCGGAATCGGCGGGCCAGAAAAGCCCAAGACGGAACGCACGCGCGTCGATAGAATCCCGCCAGCCAGACATTGCAGCAACCCGGCGATGTTGGAGCCGTGAGGCACTCTTGTGGTCAGGTATCAGGCCAGCGTGGGAGTTACTAGCTCCTGCGTCGGCCGTGTTGTGGAAACGTTCATCGGTCTAACCGGGCGGGCGTGGATTGCAAGGGAATATCGCGCCTCGTCCCATTGCATCCTGCACCTCTCAATTTAACCTTCGACGTCGAAGTGGAACCGTCGTCAATTCTCGGTAAAGGCGATGCCATGTGGGAATGTCAGAAGTGCCATGAACGACTGGAGGATCAATTTGGCGCGTGCTGGAACTGTGGCGCGCCCAGGAGTGATGGGGGGATAAACGCCGCTGCTGCGTCCGACGATGTAGAAACTGGCGGGG encodes:
- a CDS encoding cold shock domain-containing protein, which translates into the protein MATGTIKKLTDKGFGFIKTDGDKDLFFHSKSLVGVEFDDLQEGQKVTYTAGSGPKGPCAEDVRPA